GTATTATCTTCTCGAGCGACTCGATGAAGTAGTCTACTTCCTCGATTGTATTGTATATGTAGTAGCTGGCTCTCACAGTACCCTTCAATCCTAGCCTGTAGTGCAGGGGGTGCGCGCAGTGCATTCCTGTTCTTACAGCTATACCGAAGAGGTCTAGTGCTGATCCCACTGTATGGTGGTTTAATCCTTTGATGTTGAACGCTATGACAGCAGTCTTATCCTCAGGGTTCCGTGGCCCATAGTACTCTACATCGATGAGTTCTCCTAGCCTTCTAATAGTATACTCTGTTAAAGTCTTCTCGTGGGCTCTCACATTCTCCATACCTATGCTTGTAAGGTAGTCTATGGCTGCAGCCAGCCCGACTCCCCCGGCTATGTGTGGTGTTCCTCCTTCGAATCTCCACGGTAGATCATGCCATACAACGTCATCGAGTGTTACATCCTTAATGGTGTCGCCGCCGACTCTAACAGGGTTCATTGATTCAAGGATATCCCGTCTCCCCCATAATACTCCAATACCTGTTGGACCTAGCATTTTATGCCCGCTGAAAGCTAGGAAGTCTACTTCAAGCTCTCTAACGTTTGTAGGCACGTGTGGAACGCTTTGAGCTCCATCCGCTACTACTATAGCGTTGACACTGTGAGCTAGTCTAGTTATCCTCCGCGCGTCGTTTATAGTGCCTAGTACATTGCTGGCTAGAGGGAATGCTACCACCCGTGTTCTCTCAGTAATTAACTCCTCAAACTGCTCGTACTTCAAGTAGCCGTCATCTGTTATATCCACATATTTTACCTTTGCTCCCTTAAGCTTTGCCACCAGCCTCCATGGAAGCATATTGCTGTGATGATCCATTACTGTTAACACTATCTCATCTCCCTCTTTTAGATTCCATAGTCCCCAGCCGTATGCAATGATATTTATAGCTTCAGTCGTATTGCTACAGAAGACTACCTCACTCCAAGAGTACGCGTTGATGAATTTAGCTACCTTCTCGTGTGCATCTTCATACATCTGGCTGGCTTCCTGGCTAAGCGTGTGGAATCCTCTATGAACATTTGCATTGTGATACATGTAGTAGTCTCTTATAGCATTAATTACTTGTATAGGCTTCTGTGTTGTCGCCGCGTTATCAAAATATACTAGTCTTCTCCCATGTACCTCACGGTTAAGTATTGGGAAATCCTTGCGTATCTCCTCGGGATCCAGCATTACATCCACCCTAGTAGACTAAATGAATCTAGGCTCTAAAATCTAGCATTGATGGAGGAGAGTATTAGCTAGCTGAAAGCCCTGAA
Above is a window of Desulfurococcus sp. DNA encoding:
- a CDS encoding SufS family cysteine desulfurase → MLDPEEIRKDFPILNREVHGRRLVYFDNAATTQKPIQVINAIRDYYMYHNANVHRGFHTLSQEASQMYEDAHEKVAKFINAYSWSEVVFCSNTTEAINIIAYGWGLWNLKEGDEIVLTVMDHHSNMLPWRLVAKLKGAKVKYVDITDDGYLKYEQFEELITERTRVVAFPLASNVLGTINDARRITRLAHSVNAIVVADGAQSVPHVPTNVRELEVDFLAFSGHKMLGPTGIGVLWGRRDILESMNPVRVGGDTIKDVTLDDVVWHDLPWRFEGGTPHIAGGVGLAAAIDYLTSIGMENVRAHEKTLTEYTIRRLGELIDVEYYGPRNPEDKTAVIAFNIKGLNHHTVGSALDLFGIAVRTGMHCAHPLHYRLGLKGTVRASYYIYNTIEEVDYFIESLEKIIQLKDVLKSKPAAEICTGT